In one window of Photorhabdus laumondii subsp. laumondii DNA:
- a CDS encoding DotU family type IV/VI secretion system protein, which yields MMQLLDCYIPVFTCVLRMIQQQVNQAETLRQTVLAELTQAQNRARLQGYGAQDIEEANFAVVVWADEAILCAGQKALSIWRQSSLQAELYDAELGGNTFFDRLAALVPDNYPVRLVYVFCLLAGFYGRYGKHDNLELHNIIQQELNNLPDTLRGYLSLENHRLMNSYDNKPKNKYPNHKWRRKLILFMSSITLIYIFITVYLLSIGR from the coding sequence ATGATGCAGTTGTTGGATTGTTATATTCCCGTATTCACTTGCGTATTGCGCATGATCCAGCAGCAGGTGAATCAAGCGGAAACACTGCGGCAAACCGTATTAGCTGAGTTGACACAAGCGCAGAATAGGGCGCGTTTGCAGGGTTATGGGGCACAAGATATCGAAGAGGCAAATTTCGCCGTAGTAGTTTGGGCAGACGAAGCCATTTTGTGTGCAGGTCAGAAAGCGTTGAGTATTTGGCGCCAATCATCATTGCAGGCTGAGCTTTATGATGCCGAACTGGGCGGAAATACGTTTTTTGATCGCCTTGCGGCATTAGTACCGGATAATTATCCGGTTCGATTGGTCTATGTTTTCTGTCTGCTTGCTGGATTTTATGGCCGTTATGGCAAACATGATAATTTGGAATTACACAATATTATCCAGCAAGAGTTAAATAATCTTCCTGATACTTTGCGTGGTTATCTCTCTTTAGAAAATCACCGATTAATGAACAGCTACGATAATAAGCCGAAAAATAAATACCCCAATCATAAATGGCGTAGAAAATTAATATTATTCATGTCATCTATTACATTAATTTATATTTTTATTACCGTCTATTTATTAAGTATTGGTCGGTAA
- the tssK gene encoding type VI secretion system baseplate subunit TssK, giving the protein MFEHKPMYWYSGLYLQPQHFQAHELQHEYWQGRYQLLTQPYAFGVVKLAFNLAALSDEVLSVHHAAFIFPDGGYVDCDVNGVLSARSLRDCWPVRDKPQRIYVGLRMFSHNQNNVTGITDANGVGNITSRWVTWPQEQRMRDAFGEGPEAEVQQLTYNLRFFLHDEIAQATGYTLLPVGQLHCTSDGIALDNRYLPPCLTLYAVPQLGQRIDQLCQELTGRIHQLEELKRPQTLEGEIYTQEKSTLLLTLRTLARYVVQLHHFQEARDVHPLQIFGLLRQLISELSCFTDRCSFLGQWNGQEEVLEKYQHLDLALTLDSCERTIADLLNALVLEPNTVISLQQESRGYYHATFNTTGSNEQQRLYLVLRSDSFTHREREIPDDRLIKLAAAEQIDNIINRALPGVRLYYQEIAPHGLPNRANTCYFRLENRGALWQQVEESKRVAVHWADAPDDLQTEIVIVRAS; this is encoded by the coding sequence ATGTTTGAACATAAACCGATGTATTGGTATTCAGGATTATATTTACAGCCGCAACACTTTCAGGCCCATGAATTGCAACATGAATACTGGCAAGGACGTTATCAGTTACTGACACAACCTTATGCTTTTGGTGTGGTGAAACTCGCATTCAATCTGGCCGCGCTAAGTGATGAAGTACTGAGTGTCCATCACGCCGCGTTTATTTTTCCCGATGGTGGTTACGTGGATTGTGATGTCAACGGCGTACTCAGTGCCCGATCATTGCGGGATTGCTGGCCGGTACGTGACAAACCGCAGCGCATCTATGTTGGCCTGCGCATGTTCAGCCACAATCAGAATAACGTCACCGGTATCACGGATGCCAATGGTGTCGGTAATATCACCAGCCGGTGGGTAACATGGCCGCAAGAACAGCGTATGCGGGATGCTTTTGGCGAGGGGCCGGAAGCGGAAGTGCAACAATTGACCTATAACTTACGTTTTTTCTTGCACGATGAGATTGCTCAGGCAACGGGTTATACACTATTACCGGTTGGCCAACTGCACTGCACCAGTGACGGTATTGCGCTGGATAACCGCTATCTACCGCCATGTTTGACGCTCTATGCTGTGCCACAACTGGGCCAGCGCATTGATCAACTGTGTCAGGAGTTAACCGGGCGTATCCATCAATTGGAAGAGTTGAAACGCCCGCAAACACTGGAAGGGGAAATTTATACTCAGGAAAAAAGCACATTATTGCTGACACTACGGACTCTGGCGCGTTATGTCGTACAGTTGCACCATTTTCAGGAAGCGAGAGATGTTCACCCCTTACAGATTTTTGGATTATTGCGCCAACTGATCAGCGAGCTTTCCTGTTTTACCGACCGTTGCTCCTTTTTAGGCCAGTGGAACGGGCAGGAAGAGGTACTGGAGAAATATCAGCATCTGGATCTGGCGCTAACTCTTGATAGTTGTGAACGGACAATTGCCGATTTGCTTAATGCGCTGGTGCTGGAACCCAATACCGTGATCTCTCTGCAACAGGAAAGCCGTGGTTATTATCATGCAACCTTCAATACAACGGGGAGCAATGAACAGCAACGGCTCTATTTGGTGCTGCGTTCTGACAGCTTTACTCATCGCGAGCGTGAAATTCCTGATGATCGCTTGATTAAACTGGCGGCGGCAGAACAGATCGACAACATTATTAACCGTGCTTTGCCCGGTGTACGTCTGTACTACCAGGAAATTGCGCCACATGGTTTACCTAACCGAGCAAACACCTGCTATTTCCGGCTAGAAAATCGCGGTGCATTATGGCAGCAGGTAGAAGAGAGCAAACGTGTGGCAGTGCACTGGGCAGATGCGCCAGACGATTTACAAACAGAAATCGTTATAGTGAGAGCGTCATGA
- a CDS encoding type VI secretion lipoprotein TssJ, with the protein MNNINFYSIIKRRFLILTVILLISGCSHSISNDEKRLQAIEQAKPVYASNAIRLKITAVPQLNVFNNIPNSCTILIVQAEKREQLDKLLANPALLRNLFSGTGATEHILQLDNYVMMPGQSVSLHIDRAEQARYIALIAGYYPAPESTHTRVLSLPLRLEQHGWWNSAWSAEFVPMRINLTLGRYAITRSDFSAGNTGDEVVFPEQIVFPGQTAESGSDESVLRK; encoded by the coding sequence ATGAATAACATAAATTTTTATAGCATCATTAAACGCCGTTTTTTAATATTGACAGTAATTCTTTTAATAAGTGGTTGCAGTCATTCTATCTCCAACGATGAAAAACGTTTGCAGGCAATCGAACAAGCCAAACCGGTTTATGCCAGCAATGCCATTCGTTTAAAAATAACCGCGGTTCCGCAACTGAATGTTTTTAATAATATACCAAACAGTTGCACAATATTAATTGTTCAAGCGGAGAAACGTGAACAATTAGATAAATTACTGGCTAATCCGGCGTTATTACGCAATTTATTTTCCGGCACCGGTGCAACAGAACACATATTACAGTTGGATAATTACGTGATGATGCCGGGGCAATCAGTATCTTTACACATCGATAGAGCGGAACAGGCGCGTTATATCGCATTAATTGCCGGTTACTACCCGGCACCAGAGAGTACTCATACGCGAGTATTATCACTGCCGCTGCGCCTTGAGCAACACGGTTGGTGGAATAGCGCCTGGAGTGCTGAATTTGTTCCCATGCGTATTAATCTGACGCTAGGACGTTACGCCATTACCCGCAGTGATTTCTCAGCAGGTAACACTGGCGATGAGGTAGTTTTCCCCGAACAAATCGTTTTCCCCGGACAAACGGCGGAATCCGGCAGTGACGAAAGTGTGTTGAGGAAGTAA
- the tssA gene encoding type VI secretion system protein TssA has product MNLAQTDIARFLQPIAADKPAGCDIEYEPIFEQINAARETDDDFLQDDTWGYETRQADWMKVSALCQEVLEKQSKDLQIACWLTQAQGELYGLAGISGGITLLAHLLETFWPVLYPPLDDTEANSADARLGRLSWLDNQLVKQLDNLTLTDDGKLSLSVWQRVQYFEQRAAVNSELRSALISDGYFGMAECDGSIRTTPAEQFNQLLTRAEQVNKALAELQKIMVELLPDAGNSMSASTQRLQELVALIERFRDMVAPGSSQEYGNSNEAIAAGGDAPNGMNTTFLTEDRAHHEMRAIAIGQMINIANYFRQNEPTSPVPYLIERAARWANMGMAEWLEEMMSENTSALQEIMRVMKGPEINREQNE; this is encoded by the coding sequence GTGAACTTAGCCCAAACAGATATCGCGCGTTTTTTACAACCGATTGCTGCTGACAAACCAGCAGGGTGCGATATCGAATACGAACCTATTTTTGAACAGATAAACGCCGCGCGTGAAACCGACGACGATTTTCTCCAAGACGACACATGGGGTTATGAAACCCGTCAGGCTGATTGGATGAAGGTTTCAGCGTTGTGTCAGGAAGTACTGGAAAAACAGAGTAAAGATTTGCAGATAGCCTGCTGGTTAACCCAAGCGCAAGGGGAACTGTATGGTCTGGCAGGGATTAGTGGCGGTATCACATTACTTGCCCATCTACTGGAAACTTTTTGGCCGGTGCTCTACCCGCCGCTGGATGATACAGAGGCAAACAGTGCGGATGCCCGTCTTGGTCGGTTAAGCTGGTTGGATAATCAATTGGTGAAACAATTGGACAATCTGACACTGACCGATGATGGCAAATTGAGCTTAAGCGTCTGGCAACGCGTGCAATATTTTGAACAACGCGCTGCCGTTAATAGCGAATTACGCAGTGCCTTGATCAGTGATGGTTATTTCGGTATGGCTGAGTGCGACGGCAGTATTCGCACTACACCCGCCGAACAATTTAACCAATTACTGACGCGGGCTGAACAAGTTAATAAGGCATTAGCAGAACTGCAAAAAATCATGGTGGAACTATTGCCTGATGCCGGTAACAGCATGAGTGCCAGTACGCAGCGATTGCAAGAGCTGGTGGCCTTAATCGAACGATTTCGTGACATGGTGGCACCGGGATCAAGCCAGGAATACGGCAATAGCAATGAAGCAATAGCGGCAGGGGGAGATGCGCCAAACGGCATGAATACGACTTTTTTAACAGAAGATCGGGCGCACCATGAAATGCGCGCTATCGCCATAGGACAAATGATCAATATCGCCAATTACTTTCGTCAAAATGAACCTACCAGTCCGGTGCCCTATTTAATTGAACGTGCAGCACGTTGGGCAAATATGGGCATGGCCGAATGGCTGGAAGAAATGATGTCAGAAAATACCTCCGCGCTACAAGAAATTATGCGCGTGATGAAAGGACCAGAAATAAATAGAGAGCAAAATGAATAA
- a CDS encoding PAAR domain-containing protein, producing the protein MPMPAARVGDMHICPMVSPAVPPVPHVGGPIMPPGVPTVLIGGLPAATMGSMLVCVGPPDTVVMGSPTVLIGGRPAARLGDLCAHGGTITTGYPLVIIA; encoded by the coding sequence ATGCCAATGCCAGCCGCCCGTGTGGGTGATATGCATATTTGTCCAATGGTCTCGCCTGCGGTACCTCCGGTGCCACATGTAGGTGGACCGATTATGCCACCAGGTGTACCAACGGTGCTGATTGGTGGATTGCCCGCGGCAACAATGGGCTCAATGCTAGTGTGCGTCGGGCCGCCGGATACCGTAGTCATGGGTAGCCCAACAGTATTGATCGGTGGACGGCCAGCGGCCAGACTCGGCGATCTGTGCGCACATGGCGGCACAATTACCACAGGCTATCCATTGGTGATTATTGCTTGA
- a CDS encoding DUF6931 family protein, with protein sequence MVKLRHCQLSPQAELVLQQHAAHEQNLSALNKEILWQDAVYYTIFMLPYTQALELALTFISCVYERDLMQGQRSLLQQVRHWRVDGGDPLRHELFEQAQTVGFDNPISCLALSVFWSEGSMTSPDLEAVYPQPWQSLAALADTLCLIFHLYGEQPERQMQYVEQFFQLAHGQLRQLPPSQDQGRKNYLHHEATLSGEQ encoded by the coding sequence ATGGTTAAATTACGACACTGCCAGCTTTCGCCACAGGCGGAATTGGTACTACAACAACACGCGGCACATGAACAGAATCTATCGGCGCTCAATAAAGAAATATTGTGGCAAGACGCAGTGTACTACACCATTTTTATGTTGCCTTACACTCAGGCTCTGGAACTGGCACTGACATTTATCTCCTGTGTTTACGAACGCGATCTGATGCAAGGACAACGGTCGTTATTGCAACAAGTGCGGCACTGGCGGGTTGATGGCGGTGATCCGTTGCGTCATGAACTGTTCGAACAGGCGCAAACAGTCGGGTTTGATAACCCGATCTCATGTCTGGCGCTTTCCGTTTTTTGGAGTGAAGGCAGCATGACCTCCCCGGATTTGGAAGCGGTCTATCCACAACCGTGGCAGTCACTGGCGGCATTAGCCGATACGTTGTGCCTGATATTTCACCTTTATGGCGAACAACCAGAACGACAAATGCAGTACGTTGAGCAATTTTTTCAACTGGCACATGGTCAACTAAGGCAATTGCCGCCATCGCAGGATCAGGGACGCAAAAACTATCTACACCATGAAGCCACATTATCAGGAGAACAATGA
- a CDS encoding type VI secretion system Vgr family protein yields MLLGQKNRFLQVIGNLSDIVALNKIEGEEHLSRPYSFSAQLYSNADWDKLESHIGKPLAFRLGEAPNHRIVHGILTELQQQGFSDGQFCYQARIEPWLKMLTLTHNLRVYQRISVPDMVCDIFRKRGFNDVELALKSRYPKLEYCMQYKESDFDFVTRQLEHAGIFYFFRHEERRHVLVLADHPSAFINAPLAVLPYQSKMGDQQGYGLRAWHIHRTMIPGTAEMNGYNVKSAAAISASAKANSGYSTNPKLSIYDDRRQEERNQLETQATLCMEQWESQSYYARAVNSYPSLQVGHQFTLKGHTSADGRYAVGHQRLKAENNLEEGELLFSSQVTLFPANNVFRPRPSVTRPYISGVLSALVVGPTSEEIHTDEQGRIKIQFHWDKEHKKDDDSSCWIRVSQFWNGAKFGAQFVPRVGNEVLVSFIDGDPDSPLVTGTVYNGVKMPPFALPGQKTQSGITTRSSAKGTVEQGHQFCFEDKKGEEFILLHSQKDMRLKVKNDFSAQIDRNVLWEIQEKRDTQIKKGNDTLILSEGNALTEVKKGDKKQTLDRGNFTTTVSAGSYELEVSSGNAKINVGQQCTMTANQGIELKVGASTLSITPAGITIKAPSVTVEGSGKLALKSSGMAELTGTTVKVEGSAMAQLKGGIVQVDATGIAMVKGTLTKIG; encoded by the coding sequence ATGCTATTAGGGCAAAAGAATCGTTTTTTACAGGTTATCGGTAACCTGTCAGATATTGTGGCACTGAACAAAATAGAAGGTGAAGAGCACCTGTCACGACCTTATTCATTTTCTGCTCAGCTCTATTCCAACGCAGACTGGGATAAGCTGGAGTCTCATATCGGTAAACCTTTGGCATTTCGTCTTGGCGAAGCGCCGAATCATCGCATTGTGCATGGCATATTGACTGAATTGCAGCAACAAGGTTTTAGCGACGGCCAGTTTTGTTATCAAGCACGTATTGAACCCTGGCTGAAAATGCTGACATTAACCCATAATTTGCGCGTCTATCAGCGCATCAGCGTGCCGGATATGGTATGTGATATCTTCCGTAAACGTGGGTTTAACGACGTTGAACTGGCGCTAAAAAGCCGTTATCCGAAGCTTGAATATTGTATGCAATACAAAGAATCAGATTTTGACTTTGTGACACGTCAACTGGAACACGCGGGGATTTTCTATTTCTTTCGCCATGAAGAAAGGCGTCATGTACTGGTATTGGCAGATCACCCTTCGGCGTTTATTAACGCACCGTTAGCGGTATTGCCATATCAATCGAAGATGGGTGATCAGCAAGGCTATGGGCTACGCGCCTGGCATATTCATCGCACAATGATTCCAGGTACGGCGGAAATGAATGGTTATAACGTTAAAAGTGCTGCGGCAATCAGTGCCAGCGCCAAAGCGAACAGCGGCTATTCTACCAATCCCAAGCTTTCTATCTATGACGACCGACGTCAGGAGGAACGTAACCAACTGGAAACACAGGCAACGCTGTGCATGGAACAATGGGAATCACAGTCCTATTACGCACGCGCCGTTAACAGTTATCCCAGTTTACAAGTGGGGCATCAGTTTACCCTGAAAGGGCACACCAGCGCCGATGGCCGTTATGCCGTCGGCCACCAGCGATTAAAAGCGGAGAACAACCTGGAGGAAGGTGAATTACTGTTTTCGTCTCAGGTGACCTTATTCCCGGCGAATAACGTATTCCGTCCGCGTCCTTCGGTTACGCGGCCCTACATTTCCGGCGTATTGTCCGCGTTGGTGGTAGGGCCGACGTCAGAAGAGATCCATACGGATGAACAGGGTCGCATCAAAATCCAGTTTCACTGGGATAAAGAGCATAAAAAAGATGATGACAGCTCCTGCTGGATACGGGTCAGTCAGTTCTGGAATGGCGCAAAGTTTGGTGCACAATTTGTGCCACGTGTGGGCAATGAAGTCTTGGTGAGTTTTATTGATGGCGACCCGGATAGCCCGCTGGTGACCGGAACGGTTTATAACGGGGTGAAGATGCCACCATTCGCGCTACCGGGGCAGAAGACCCAAAGCGGGATTACGACACGCAGTAGTGCAAAAGGCACGGTGGAGCAAGGACATCAGTTCTGTTTCGAAGATAAAAAAGGTGAAGAGTTTATTTTGCTTCACTCACAAAAAGATATGCGCCTGAAAGTGAAAAATGATTTTTCGGCGCAGATCGATCGCAACGTGTTATGGGAAATCCAAGAAAAGCGCGATACCCAAATTAAAAAGGGCAATGACACATTAATTTTGAGCGAGGGCAACGCCTTAACTGAGGTGAAAAAAGGTGACAAAAAACAAACGCTGGATCGTGGCAATTTTACCACCACCGTCAGTGCAGGCAGTTATGAGCTGGAAGTATCCAGCGGTAACGCCAAAATCAATGTCGGTCAACAATGCACAATGACGGCAAATCAGGGCATTGAACTGAAAGTCGGTGCCAGCACATTATCGATTACCCCGGCCGGGATCACCATCAAAGCGCCATCGGTTACCGTAGAAGGATCAGGAAAACTGGCGTTGAAGAGCAGTGGCATGGCGGAGCTAACTGGCACCACGGTAAAAGTAGAAGGCAGTGCAATGGCACAGCTAAAAGGCGGCATTGTTCAGGTGGATGCGACCGGCATTGCTATGGTGAAAGGCACTTTGACCAAGATTGGTTAA
- the tssG gene encoding type VI secretion system baseplate subunit TssG, whose amino-acid sequence MAIENKMRLVGGRFYQNVRRLLKRCRQREETAIIPDDVVQFSSVLTLDAPEREVESLLPPQEGDEQYRMAVHHFGLLGTLGALPLRYTEWLIDRRYRYGDESAQAFIDIFTHRLLSLRFQAWQKYRLYINTELQNHAELQNHAELQNHAEWQNYRALPAVIPAVAGQLMADTTQRSHPACVGLLATPVRSMVNLQQLLQRELGMAVSIQPFKGRWQYAEQAHCCCLGRSLLGDNPMLGRAYWDIQSGFHIQLGPFAARQRAAFMPGNEQYRKLTQWVWQFAGPLLSFSLELLVQHSGQGNILNGSRQLGWDGCLGDTGESNIQRLYLAECTGPYAN is encoded by the coding sequence ATGGCTATAGAAAATAAAATGCGTTTAGTTGGCGGCCGTTTTTATCAAAATGTACGTCGTCTGCTTAAACGTTGTCGCCAGCGTGAAGAAACGGCAATCATCCCTGATGATGTGGTGCAATTCAGTTCGGTACTGACATTAGATGCGCCGGAAAGGGAAGTCGAGTCGCTATTACCACCGCAAGAGGGGGATGAACAGTATCGCATGGCGGTACATCACTTTGGTCTATTAGGCACCCTTGGCGCATTACCATTGCGTTATACCGAATGGTTGATTGACAGGCGTTACCGCTATGGTGACGAATCAGCTCAGGCGTTTATTGATATTTTTACTCATCGTCTGCTTAGCCTGCGTTTTCAGGCATGGCAGAAATACCGGTTATATATTAATACCGAGTTACAAAACCATGCCGAGTTACAAAACCATGCCGAGCTACAAAACCATGCGGAATGGCAAAATTATCGGGCTTTACCGGCAGTCATTCCAGCAGTTGCCGGCCAATTGATGGCGGACACCACACAGCGTTCTCATCCCGCCTGTGTCGGGTTGCTGGCAACACCGGTCCGCTCAATGGTGAATTTGCAGCAGCTATTGCAGCGGGAATTGGGTATGGCAGTCAGCATCCAGCCCTTTAAAGGGCGCTGGCAATATGCTGAACAGGCACACTGTTGCTGTTTAGGTCGCAGTTTGTTAGGCGATAACCCGATGTTGGGTCGCGCTTATTGGGATATTCAATCAGGATTTCATATTCAGTTGGGGCCGTTTGCCGCTCGGCAACGAGCCGCCTTTATGCCGGGAAATGAACAATATCGCAAACTGACACAATGGGTGTGGCAATTTGCCGGACCGCTGCTCTCCTTTTCACTGGAATTGTTGGTACAGCATAGCGGGCAAGGCAATATATTAAATGGCAGCCGCCAATTGGGGTGGGATGGTTGTTTGGGCGATACCGGCGAAAGCAATATTCAGCGTCTCTATTTGGCTGAATGTACAGGTCCCTACGCAAATTAA
- the tssF gene encoding type VI secretion system baseplate subunit TssF produces the protein MMLLPQKILTYYNRELSYLRQYGAAFSQRFPKIAKRLGFAEGVSEDPHVERLVESFAFLTAKIHQRIDEDMPELSNAMLEVLAPQFLRQVPSVSLVQFQQDLLTSGVTGMMTVARHTPLISQPVGDVTCRFRTVYPLEMLPLDLTHAELIPDPYDRDFILTLNFTLWPGASFQAQHIRLYLHGAPMLTHSLYELLSAQVKQLECRLGERTFNLNRRGVQVVGFDPQDNLCADDPLINPVHHLFRDYFSFPEKFLFLDIPLPDAGLITRSLGELQYRFRLKDCVALRRIERMSDKVSNETFRLNCVPIINLFPHHAEPIIPLETEHEYLVQPDARRPQSMEVYTIDQVEIVSRQQEQLSSKPVPSLFGIGHTQSDEQFSLFWQATPRPSLRHNDLGMNMFIGFSDSSGEHLKPETDVVILSLTCTNRDIPRQLSNGHPDGDFESESALPGVKILGLIRPRLPVRPQPNSALNWRLVSQLNLNQMLLSGPQGVQCLKETLELYNLLGDPAISRLIAQLQQIAIAPVSARLNPADPYSLARGLEVTLTFQAQAGEFVDFYLFCSLLERFIAMYTPINSFTQTVTQLETINNSTRRWPRRSGRLTWL, from the coding sequence ATGATGTTATTACCACAAAAAATACTGACTTATTACAACCGGGAATTGAGTTATTTAAGACAATATGGCGCTGCTTTCTCGCAGCGTTTTCCTAAAATTGCTAAACGTCTTGGGTTCGCAGAAGGTGTTTCAGAAGATCCGCATGTAGAACGTCTGGTGGAATCTTTTGCATTTCTGACAGCAAAAATCCACCAGCGGATTGATGAAGATATGCCGGAACTGAGCAACGCCATGTTAGAGGTATTAGCGCCACAGTTTCTACGTCAGGTACCGTCGGTATCGTTGGTGCAGTTTCAACAGGACCTGTTAACATCCGGTGTGACCGGAATGATGACGGTAGCGCGGCATACTCCGTTGATTTCTCAACCGGTAGGTGATGTGACATGTCGTTTCCGCACGGTATATCCGCTGGAGATGTTGCCATTGGATTTAACGCATGCAGAACTAATACCAGACCCTTACGATCGGGATTTCATCTTAACGCTGAATTTTACCTTGTGGCCGGGTGCCAGCTTTCAGGCACAACATATCCGGTTGTACTTACATGGCGCGCCAATGCTGACCCATAGCTTGTATGAATTGTTGTCGGCCCAAGTTAAGCAACTGGAATGTCGGTTAGGCGAGCGTACATTCAACCTGAATCGCCGAGGTGTTCAGGTGGTGGGCTTTGATCCGCAAGATAACTTATGTGCCGATGATCCATTGATAAATCCGGTTCACCACTTGTTTCGTGATTATTTCAGTTTCCCAGAAAAATTCTTATTCTTGGATATTCCACTACCGGATGCTGGTTTGATTACCCGTTCATTAGGTGAGCTGCAATACCGTTTTCGGCTTAAGGATTGTGTCGCATTGCGCCGCATTGAACGTATGAGTGATAAAGTCAGCAACGAAACCTTCCGGCTAAATTGCGTGCCGATAATTAATCTGTTTCCTCATCATGCGGAACCCATTATTCCACTGGAAACAGAGCATGAATATCTGGTTCAACCGGATGCGCGTCGCCCACAAAGTATGGAAGTCTATACCATTGATCAGGTCGAAATTGTCAGCCGTCAGCAGGAACAATTAAGTTCCAAACCGGTGCCGTCATTATTTGGTATTGGGCATACGCAATCTGACGAACAGTTCTCATTGTTTTGGCAGGCAACGCCACGTCCCTCACTCAGACATAACGATCTTGGGATGAATATGTTCATCGGTTTTTCTGATAGCAGTGGCGAACATCTGAAACCCGAAACCGATGTGGTGATCTTGAGTCTGACCTGTACTAATCGCGATATACCGCGGCAATTAAGCAACGGTCATCCTGATGGGGATTTCGAATCAGAAAGCGCGTTGCCAGGGGTAAAAATTCTGGGATTGATCCGTCCCCGATTGCCGGTACGTCCACAACCCAATAGTGCATTGAACTGGCGGTTGGTATCGCAACTCAATTTGAACCAAATGCTACTGAGTGGTCCGCAAGGAGTTCAATGTTTAAAAGAGACGCTAGAACTCTACAACCTGCTTGGCGATCCAGCCATATCGCGGTTGATTGCACAATTACAGCAGATTGCGATTGCGCCAGTAAGTGCACGCTTGAATCCCGCCGATCCCTATTCTCTGGCGCGTGGGCTGGAGGTGACATTAACATTTCAGGCACAAGCCGGGGAATTTGTTGATTTTTACCTGTTTTGCAGCTTGTTAGAACGTTTTATCGCAATGTATACACCGATTAACAGCTTCACGCAGACCGTAACACAGTTAGAGACGATTAATAATAGTACCCGCCGTTGGCCACGTCGCAGTGGGAGGCTGACATGGCTATAG
- the tssE gene encoding type VI secretion system baseplate subunit TssE: MMTQPSFLHRLKDDYPQDEKQGVALIWSRQEVVQSLISDLSMLFSSRPISEISPLFGELPKSVLNYGVPDVINVDISDDERIDALSNNIYQAISWFEPRLKNVVITLQKNTPENIIFWVSGIFLDEQVVFSISWNSTAYTYSISWDK; the protein is encoded by the coding sequence ATGATGACTCAGCCTTCATTTCTTCATCGCCTGAAAGATGATTATCCACAAGATGAAAAACAGGGTGTCGCACTTATCTGGTCACGTCAGGAAGTTGTCCAAAGCCTGATTTCTGATTTAAGTATGTTATTTTCATCAAGACCGATTTCTGAAATTTCCCCTTTATTTGGTGAGTTGCCGAAATCAGTTTTAAATTATGGCGTTCCCGATGTCATTAATGTGGATATTTCCGATGATGAACGTATTGATGCACTTAGCAATAATATTTACCAAGCTATTTCCTGGTTCGAACCCCGTTTGAAAAATGTCGTTATTACATTACAAAAAAATACGCCAGAAAATATCATTTTCTGGGTGAGTGGAATTTTCCTCGACGAACAAGTGGTGTTTTCTATCTCATGGAACAGTACCGCATATACCTATTCAATTTCATGGGATAAATAA
- a CDS encoding Hcp family type VI secretion system effector, producing MSSSIFLQIDGIKGESTDSKHKEWIELEHVNFGLFNHARIADSGKRKITVGAADFRTIDCVKVMDSSSIGLLSAVAQGTAIKKVKLEICTIFKGEMHPYAEVEMDECIISDVHETCSRGGEFPQEQISIAYSKIKWTFTPLKEDGTKGTKVGPEGWDLIENKKQ from the coding sequence ATGAGTTCTTCAATCTTTTTACAAATTGATGGTATTAAAGGTGAAAGTACCGACAGCAAACATAAAGAGTGGATTGAGCTGGAACATGTCAATTTTGGTCTATTTAACCATGCACGTATTGCAGACAGCGGTAAACGTAAAATTACCGTTGGTGCAGCAGATTTCCGTACCATTGACTGTGTGAAGGTGATGGATTCCAGTTCTATTGGCTTACTGTCTGCTGTGGCGCAAGGTACCGCGATTAAGAAAGTGAAACTGGAAATCTGCACGATTTTCAAAGGCGAAATGCATCCTTATGCGGAAGTGGAAATGGACGAATGTATTATCTCTGACGTTCATGAAACCTGTTCACGTGGCGGTGAATTCCCACAAGAACAGATTTCTATCGCCTATTCCAAAATTAAATGGACATTTACACCACTCAAAGAAGACGGAACTAAAGGAACTAAGGTGGGACCGGAAGGTTGGGATCTTATCGAGAACAAAAAACAATAA